Part of the Gemmatimonadales bacterium genome, GGTGCGCTCGCTGCAGGAATGGCACGCGATGGCGCGGGAGATGTCGCCCGAGTGGACCGGATAAGCGCCCGCGATCCAGCCTTTGCCCAGGCGGTGCGCGCGCGGCTTCGGGGCGAGGTGCGAGAGGCGGAGCCGCTGGCCCGGTACTCGACCTACCGGATCGGTGGGCCGGCTACGGTGGTCCTTCCGGCGGGGCCGGAGGACGTGGCGGTCGCGCTCGGGATGGCGCATGCGGCGGGCGTGCCCTGGTTCGCCGTTGGGCTCGGCTCCAACATCCTGCTGCCGGATGAGGGGCTGGACGCGCTGGTGATCCGGCTGGGGAAGGGGCTCGACCACCTCCGCCAGGACGGGGAGCGCTGGGTGGTGGGCGCCGGGCTTCCGGCGCCGCTCGCCGCCCGGCGCACCACGTCCGCGGGATTCGCGGGACTCCACATCTTCGTGGGTGTGCCCGGCACGGCCGGCGGTGGGGTCTACATGAACGCCGGGTGCCACGGCGGCGACTGGGCCGCGGTGGTGGAGCGGGTCACAGTGGTAGACGAGACCGGCCGGGACAGCGTGCTCCAGCGCGCGGAGGTCCCGTTCACCTACCGGCGAAGCGGGCTCGACGGCCGCATCGTGCTGGAGGCAGTGGTCCGGCTCAAGCCCGAGGCGCAGCCGGTGCTGGACGAGCAGATCGCCGAGATGTTCGAGTGGCGTCAGCGAGGCACCCCGTTCAACCAGCCGTGCTGCGGAAGCGTGTTCAAGAATCCGGCCGGACCGAGCTGGGCGCAGCGTGACGGCCCCCGCACTGCCGGCCAGCTGGTCGAGGCCGCGGGGCTCAAGGGCATTCGGGTCGGAGGGGCGCAGGTCTCGCCGATGCACGCCAACTACTTCGTCAATACCGGCAACGCCACCGCCGCCGACGTGCGTGCGCTGATCCAGCAGGCGCAGCGAGAGGTCGAGCATGCCTTCGGCGTGCGGCTCGAGCCGGAGGTGAAGCTGATCGGGTCCCGAGGTGAGTATCTGAACCCCGAGTAGGCTTGGCTCTTCGGCGACCGTTTACCACCCACAGGTCCACATGCCTGACTACTTCGTCCATGAGTCCTCCTACGTCGACGACGGCGCGGTGATCGGCCGGGGAAGCAAGATCTGGCACTTCTGCCACATCATGCCCGGTGCCGTGATCGGCGAGCGCTGCAACCTGGGCCAGAACGTCGTGGTGATGGGCGGCACCCGCCTGGGCGACAATGTGAAGGTGCAGAACAACGTCTCGATCTACGAGGGGGTCACCCTCGAGGACGACGTGTTCTGCGGTCCGAGCTGCGTGTTCACCAACGTGGTGAATCCCCGAAGTCACGTCTCCCGCAAGTCGGAATACCGGTCCACCCTGGTCCGCCGGGGGGCCTCGATCGGGGCCAACGCCACCATTATCTGTGGGGTGACGCTCGGGGAGTACAGCTTCATCGGCGCTGGCGCCGTGGTCCGGAGCGATGTGCCGGCGTATGCCGTGATGGTCGGCGTGCCCGCCAGGAGAGTCGGGTGGATCTGTCAGTGCGGGCTCACGCTGACCGTCCGGGACGGAGCCGCTTC contains:
- the murB gene encoding UDP-N-acetylmuramate dehydrogenase gives rise to the protein MARDGAGDVARVDRISARDPAFAQAVRARLRGEVREAEPLARYSTYRIGGPATVVLPAGPEDVAVALGMAHAAGVPWFAVGLGSNILLPDEGLDALVIRLGKGLDHLRQDGERWVVGAGLPAPLAARRTTSAGFAGLHIFVGVPGTAGGGVYMNAGCHGGDWAAVVERVTVVDETGRDSVLQRAEVPFTYRRSGLDGRIVLEAVVRLKPEAQPVLDEQIAEMFEWRQRGTPFNQPCCGSVFKNPAGPSWAQRDGPRTAGQLVEAAGLKGIRVGGAQVSPMHANYFVNTGNATAADVRALIQQAQREVEHAFGVRLEPEVKLIGSRGEYLNPE
- a CDS encoding DapH/DapD/GlmU-related protein codes for the protein MPDYFVHESSYVDDGAVIGRGSKIWHFCHIMPGAVIGERCNLGQNVVVMGGTRLGDNVKVQNNVSIYEGVTLEDDVFCGPSCVFTNVVNPRSHVSRKSEYRSTLVRRGASIGANATIICGVTLGEYSFIGAGAVVRSDVPAYAVMVGVPARRVGWICQCGLTLTVRDGAASCPACGAGYREEGGLLRQIDPPGA